Proteins encoded together in one Pseudoxanthomonas sp. Root65 window:
- a CDS encoding porin produces the protein MKYLLSTLALSLLAVHAGARADDGRTTAAAWPPKISFADGTELSLGGNLQYDLNRFSGEGYNGAALEDDDAWRRQEIGVTLKRKGVYDFGATFDFEAKTWNDVALRLETKALFGHDAGKVRIGQMKLPLGFEGNTGTRHVSMLEPSLPTQAFYQGRRSGIDWAFERAHYIANVGYFFESDLQGNNKGDTAAFRLAWTPRKAAGDVLHLGIAGSQERPDSEVNGLGVTVYPSVRWRAKPEASLTGVRLVDSGTLTRVDQIERMGLEALWIHGPWSLQGEYLRQETTRELGLPSYSADGGYVLGSWLVTGESRGYSGGNVSNPKPKGKYGALELLARYSRIDLDSDGIAGGREHNWTLGANWYLTPYFKFQANYVKSDATRGAFSADPSVFQLRAQMHF, from the coding sequence ATGAAGTACCTGCTCTCCACCCTCGCCCTTTCGCTGCTGGCCGTGCACGCCGGCGCCCGTGCCGACGACGGACGCACCACCGCGGCCGCGTGGCCGCCGAAGATCAGCTTCGCCGACGGCACCGAGCTGAGCCTGGGCGGCAACCTGCAATACGACCTCAACCGCTTTTCCGGTGAGGGCTACAACGGCGCCGCGCTTGAAGACGACGACGCCTGGCGCCGCCAGGAGATCGGCGTGACGCTCAAGCGCAAGGGCGTGTACGACTTCGGCGCGACCTTCGACTTCGAAGCCAAGACCTGGAACGACGTCGCCCTGCGCCTGGAAACCAAGGCGCTGTTCGGCCATGACGCCGGCAAGGTGCGCATCGGCCAGATGAAGCTGCCGCTCGGCTTCGAGGGCAACACCGGCACCCGCCACGTCTCGATGCTGGAACCGTCGCTGCCCACGCAGGCGTTCTACCAGGGCCGCCGCAGCGGCATCGACTGGGCGTTCGAACGCGCGCACTACATCGCCAACGTCGGCTACTTCTTCGAGTCCGACCTGCAGGGCAACAACAAGGGCGACACGGCGGCGTTCCGGCTGGCGTGGACGCCGCGCAAGGCGGCCGGCGACGTACTGCACCTGGGCATTGCCGGATCGCAGGAACGTCCCGACAGCGAGGTCAATGGTCTGGGCGTCACCGTGTATCCGAGCGTGCGCTGGCGCGCCAAGCCGGAAGCCTCGCTCACCGGCGTGCGCCTGGTCGACTCCGGCACGCTCACGCGCGTGGACCAGATCGAGCGCATGGGCCTGGAAGCGCTGTGGATCCACGGCCCGTGGTCGCTGCAGGGCGAGTACCTGCGACAGGAGACCACGCGCGAGCTGGGATTGCCTTCGTACTCGGCCGATGGCGGCTACGTGCTGGGCAGTTGGCTGGTGACCGGCGAATCGCGCGGCTACAGCGGCGGCAACGTCAGCAACCCCAAGCCCAAGGGCAAGTACGGCGCGCTGGAGCTGCTGGCGCGCTACAGCCGCATCGACCTGGACAGCGACGGCATCGCCGGTGGTCGCGAACACAACTGGACGCTGGGCGCGAACTGGTACCTGACGCCCTACTTCAAGTTCCAGGCCAATTACGTGAAGAGCGATGCGACGCGCGGCGCGTTCTCCGCCGATCCGTCCGTGTTCCAGCTGCGCGCTCAGATGCATTTCTGA
- a CDS encoding chemotaxis protein CheA, producing MNMDMQRFHATFFEESREGLEAMEAGLLSLEQGNRDGDLINSIFRAAHSIKGGSATFGFDAIAGMTHVLETLLDELRAGQRAVSPPAVDAMLASVDVLRALLAEAEHGTPADPAAVQAMKDRLNAVLSGQDAPASAAPAAAAVAEAEPDGWKIGFTPAPSLFMSGNDPLRILRELEHLGPLEIACRMERLPGFEQIDPLEAYLAWDLGLIGKVPRSAVDDVFAWVVDDCELDIQPMQRNAVPVDAVAVAAQPVAAVVASGAQAPAAAPAANDAAESSIRVSVDKIDGLINLVGELVITQAMLKQVSGLLDQAQCERLFAGLDLLERNTRDLQEAVIGVRMLPVDAVFRRFPRLVRDLSARLGKQVRLRTIGEGTELDKGLIERIADPLVHLVRNSIDHGLEMPDVRAQSGKDETGTITLAASHQGGHIVIEVSDDGRGLNRDRILAKAAERGLPLPENPTDAQVWDLIFQPGFSTADAVTDLSGRGVGMDVVRRNIQALGGEVQLESSAGHGTRVVIRLPLTLAILDGMAVSVGEETLILPLTYVLEALQPQAEDVRTVGGEGRVLRVRGEYLPIVALNQYYRYGQSEADDPLVVVVEADGHKLALEVDELIGQQQVVVKNIENNYRRIDGISGATILGDGRVALIVDVGGLVRARRMQQAA from the coding sequence ATGAACATGGACATGCAGCGCTTCCACGCCACGTTCTTCGAGGAAAGCCGCGAAGGGCTGGAAGCCATGGAAGCCGGCCTGCTGTCGCTGGAACAGGGCAACCGTGACGGCGACCTGATCAACTCCATCTTCCGCGCCGCGCACTCGATCAAGGGCGGCTCGGCGACGTTCGGCTTCGACGCCATCGCCGGCATGACCCACGTGCTGGAAACGCTGCTCGACGAACTGCGCGCCGGCCAGCGTGCGGTCAGCCCGCCGGCGGTCGACGCGATGCTGGCCTCGGTCGACGTGCTGCGCGCCCTGCTGGCCGAAGCCGAGCACGGCACGCCGGCAGATCCGGCCGCCGTGCAGGCCATGAAGGACCGTCTCAACGCCGTGCTGTCGGGACAGGACGCGCCCGCGTCCGCCGCTCCGGCCGCCGCTGCCGTCGCCGAGGCCGAACCTGACGGCTGGAAGATCGGCTTCACGCCGGCGCCGTCGCTGTTCATGAGCGGCAACGATCCGCTGCGCATCCTGCGCGAATTGGAACACCTGGGGCCGCTGGAAATCGCGTGCCGCATGGAACGCCTGCCCGGCTTCGAGCAGATCGATCCGCTGGAAGCCTATCTCGCCTGGGATCTGGGCCTGATCGGCAAGGTCCCGCGCAGCGCCGTGGACGACGTGTTCGCCTGGGTCGTCGACGATTGCGAACTCGACATCCAGCCGATGCAGCGCAACGCGGTGCCGGTCGACGCCGTCGCCGTGGCGGCGCAGCCCGTGGCCGCGGTCGTCGCCAGCGGCGCGCAGGCGCCCGCTGCCGCGCCCGCCGCCAACGACGCCGCCGAAAGCTCCATCCGCGTCAGCGTCGACAAGATTGACGGCCTGATCAACCTCGTCGGTGAACTGGTCATCACCCAGGCCATGCTGAAGCAGGTCTCCGGCCTGCTCGACCAGGCCCAGTGCGAGCGACTGTTCGCCGGCCTGGACCTGCTGGAACGCAATACCCGCGACCTGCAGGAAGCCGTCATCGGCGTGCGCATGCTGCCGGTGGACGCCGTGTTCCGCCGCTTCCCGCGTCTGGTCCGCGACCTGTCCGCGCGCCTCGGCAAGCAGGTGCGCCTGCGCACCATCGGCGAAGGCACCGAGCTGGACAAGGGCCTGATCGAACGCATCGCCGATCCGCTCGTGCACCTGGTCCGCAACTCGATCGACCACGGTCTGGAAATGCCGGACGTGCGCGCGCAATCGGGCAAGGACGAGACCGGCACCATCACGCTCGCCGCGTCCCATCAGGGCGGCCACATCGTCATCGAAGTCAGCGACGACGGCCGCGGCCTCAACCGCGACCGCATCCTCGCCAAGGCCGCCGAGCGCGGCCTGCCGCTGCCGGAAAACCCCACCGACGCGCAGGTCTGGGACCTGATCTTCCAGCCCGGCTTCTCCACCGCCGATGCCGTCACCGATCTGTCCGGTCGTGGCGTGGGCATGGACGTGGTCCGCCGCAACATCCAGGCGCTCGGTGGCGAAGTGCAGCTCGAAAGCAGCGCCGGCCACGGCACCCGCGTGGTGATCCGCCTGCCGCTGACGCTCGCCATCCTCGACGGCATGGCCGTGTCGGTCGGCGAGGAAACCCTGATCCTGCCGCTGACCTACGTGCTGGAAGCGCTGCAACCGCAGGCCGAGGACGTGCGCACGGTCGGCGGCGAAGGCCGCGTGCTGCGCGTGCGCGGCGAGTACCTGCCGATCGTGGCGCTGAACCAGTACTACCGCTACGGCCAGAGCGAGGCGGACGATCCGCTGGTGGTGGTGGTGGAAGCCGACGGCCATAAACTGGCGCTGGAAGTGGACGAACTGATCGGCCAGCAGCAGGTCGTGGTGAAGAACATCGAGAACAACTACCGCCGCATCGACGGCATTTCCGGCGCCACCATCCTCGGTGATGGCCGCGTCGCATTGATCGTCGATGTCGGTGGCCTGGTCCGCGCGCGCCGGATGCAGCAGGCCGCCTGA
- a CDS encoding response regulator — protein sequence MSARILVVDDSASMRQMVAFALSSAGFSVDEAEDGQVALGRAQGQKFNAVVTDVNMPNMDGISLIRALRGLPDYKFTPMLMLTTESAADKKAEGKAAGATGWLVKPFNPEQLVATVQKVLG from the coding sequence ATGAGCGCACGCATTCTGGTAGTGGACGATTCGGCCTCGATGCGACAGATGGTCGCCTTCGCCCTGAGCTCGGCGGGTTTCTCGGTCGATGAAGCCGAAGACGGCCAGGTGGCGCTGGGGCGCGCGCAGGGACAGAAGTTCAACGCCGTGGTCACCGACGTCAACATGCCCAACATGGACGGCATCTCGCTGATCCGCGCGCTGCGCGGGCTGCCGGACTACAAGTTCACGCCCATGCTGATGCTGACCACCGAGTCGGCCGCCGACAAGAAGGCCGAAGGCAAGGCCGCCGGCGCCACCGGCTGGCTGGTCAAGCCGTTCAACCCGGAACAACTGGTCGCCACCGTCCAGAAAGTCCTGGGCTGA
- a CDS encoding STAS domain-containing protein yields MSAVPLGDDLGIEAATDLKQHLAPHIAQPEPLALDAGTVQRVHTASLQVLCSFVRQREQAGLATDFSAVSQSFRDAARLLGLAPQLGLANDNEHNTQQVENAA; encoded by the coding sequence ATGAGCGCTGTGCCCCTGGGTGACGACCTCGGTATCGAGGCCGCCACCGACCTCAAGCAGCACCTGGCCCCGCACATCGCGCAGCCGGAACCGCTGGCGCTGGACGCCGGCACCGTGCAGCGCGTGCATACCGCCAGCCTGCAGGTGCTGTGCAGCTTCGTGCGCCAGCGCGAGCAGGCCGGCCTGGCCACCGATTTCAGTGCGGTCAGCCAGAGCTTCCGCGACGCCGCGCGGCTGCTCGGTCTGGCACCACAGCTGGGCCTGGCCAACGACAACGAACACAACACGCAACAAGTGGAGAACGCCGCATGA
- a CDS encoding chemotaxis protein CheW encodes MTTPAVLDDYLLDLLGDAGLPATPPAPAVVAEAIERAAPVVDIAPVVLAPAAEVAPTPAPALAVAPTRPGSEAELISDDEFEALLDQLHGDGVPTAVVAAAPAPAPPPAAAAPALAVAPTRPGRSDDMIGDDEFEALLDELHGGAAPTARVAAPAAPVIAPAPVPASPPPRAMPPLPDKPYLLTPTDHGERRRATERKTRWLRLRCDQQHYALELLKVQEVVRPATLLPLRGAAPHMLGVMNLRGQVVPVIDLGLYLGRRPIESDAATRIVVLEEHGETLGLRVTAVEDVANLADQQIESPDNARVGRIANPLFRGVARLNECAVILLDASRILQ; translated from the coding sequence ATGACCACCCCGGCCGTCCTCGACGACTACCTGCTCGACCTGCTCGGCGACGCCGGCCTGCCTGCGACGCCGCCAGCACCGGCCGTGGTCGCGGAGGCGATCGAGCGTGCCGCGCCGGTCGTGGACATTGCACCGGTCGTCCTCGCGCCGGCCGCCGAGGTGGCTCCGACGCCCGCACCCGCACTGGCGGTGGCGCCGACGCGTCCCGGCAGCGAGGCGGAACTGATCAGCGACGACGAGTTCGAAGCCCTGCTCGACCAGTTGCATGGCGACGGCGTCCCGACCGCGGTGGTTGCCGCCGCACCTGCGCCTGCACCGCCGCCCGCCGCCGCGGCACCTGCACTGGCGGTCGCCCCGACGCGTCCCGGCCGCAGCGACGACATGATCGGCGACGACGAATTCGAAGCCCTGCTCGACGAACTCCACGGCGGCGCCGCGCCGACCGCGCGCGTGGCTGCCCCGGCCGCGCCGGTCATCGCGCCCGCGCCCGTTCCGGCATCGCCGCCACCGCGCGCCATGCCGCCGTTGCCGGACAAGCCCTACCTGCTCACGCCGACGGACCACGGCGAACGCCGGCGCGCGACCGAACGCAAGACCCGCTGGCTGCGCCTGCGCTGCGACCAGCAGCATTACGCGCTGGAACTGCTGAAGGTGCAGGAAGTCGTGCGTCCGGCCACCCTGCTGCCGCTGCGCGGCGCCGCACCGCACATGCTGGGCGTGATGAACCTGCGTGGCCAGGTGGTGCCGGTGATCGACCTGGGCCTGTACCTGGGCCGGCGCCCGATCGAATCCGACGCCGCCACCCGCATCGTCGTGCTCGAAGAACATGGCGAAACCCTGGGCCTGCGCGTCACCGCGGTGGAGGACGTGGCCAATCTCGCCGACCAGCAGATCGAATCGCCGGACAACGCCCGCGTCGGCCGCATCGCCAATCCGCTGTTCCGCGGCGTGGCACGCCTCAACGAGTGCGCGGTGATCCTGCTGGATGCGTCGCGGATCCTGCAGTGA
- a CDS encoding ParA family protein, translated as MRVWAIANQKGGVGKTTTTLALGRGLAMRGHRVLLVDLDPHASLTRAFGVATDPQPTGVLELFDEQPPTLASVARATEIENLSFVAAQTPLATLERRSATQPGLGLALSNALARGGQAWDHVLFDCPPTLGLLMVNALAAADHVIIPTQTEPLALHGLKGMCRTADMIQRSRHRVLPVSILPTLHDKRTRTGADTLKAMQEEYGERVWNDAIPNDTRICSVDALTRSSPATQYPGRGLSAYRRALDWLLLTEARDTEQAA; from the coding sequence ATGCGCGTGTGGGCAATCGCCAACCAGAAAGGCGGCGTCGGCAAGACCACCACCACCCTCGCCCTCGGGCGCGGCCTGGCCATGCGCGGCCATCGCGTGCTGCTGGTCGACCTGGATCCGCATGCCTCGCTGACGCGCGCGTTCGGCGTGGCCACCGATCCGCAGCCGACCGGCGTGCTGGAACTGTTCGACGAGCAGCCGCCCACGCTCGCCAGCGTGGCGCGCGCCACCGAGATCGAGAACCTGTCCTTCGTCGCCGCGCAGACGCCGCTGGCCACGCTGGAGCGCCGCAGTGCCACCCAGCCCGGCCTCGGCCTGGCGCTGTCCAATGCGCTGGCGCGCGGCGGGCAGGCCTGGGACCACGTGCTGTTCGACTGTCCGCCCACGCTGGGCCTGCTGATGGTCAACGCGCTGGCCGCGGCCGACCACGTCATCATTCCCACCCAGACCGAACCGCTGGCGCTGCACGGCCTGAAGGGCATGTGCCGCACCGCCGACATGATCCAGCGCTCGCGCCATCGCGTGCTGCCGGTCTCGATCCTGCCCACCCTGCACGACAAGCGCACGCGTACCGGCGCGGACACGCTCAAGGCGATGCAGGAGGAATACGGCGAGCGCGTCTGGAACGACGCCATCCCCAATGACACCCGCATCTGCAGCGTCGACGCGCTGACGCGCTCCAGCCCGGCCACGCAGTACCCCGGCCGTGGGTTGTCGGCGTACCGCCGCGCGCTCGACTGGCTGCTGCTGACCGAAGCGCGCGACACGGAGCAGGCGGCATGA